In a single window of the Nodularia spumigena CCY9414 genome:
- a CDS encoding single-stranded DNA-binding protein — protein sequence MNSCVLMAEIIQEPQLRYTADNLAITEMLVQFPNSQRTEDQLVTLKVVGWGNMATEIQQNYHIGDRVLLAGRLGMNTVERQEGFKEKRAELVVQQIQGLGSGLSSSPSVTATPAQSPSPAVSPPQNEVLRPVTAPATTPLSVVPQPTNFVPTPPPQNFERTTYPPVKEQEPDPDDIPF from the coding sequence ATGAATAGCTGCGTTTTAATGGCAGAAATCATTCAAGAACCACAGTTGCGCTATACCGCCGATAACTTAGCCATCACGGAAATGTTGGTGCAGTTTCCTAATTCTCAGCGCACAGAAGACCAGTTAGTTACCTTAAAAGTGGTGGGCTGGGGGAATATGGCTACAGAAATTCAGCAAAATTATCATATAGGCGATCGCGTACTTTTAGCCGGACGCTTAGGAATGAATACTGTAGAGCGTCAAGAAGGTTTTAAAGAAAAACGTGCGGAATTGGTAGTGCAACAGATTCAAGGTTTAGGAAGTGGTTTGAGTTCATCACCATCAGTCACCGCAACACCCGCACAATCGCCATCCCCAGCAGTTTCACCTCCACAGAACGAAGTTTTACGTCCAGTAACCGCCCCGGCTACAACTCCCCTGAGCGTTGTTCCCCAACCGACAAACTTCGTACCCACACCCCCACCCCAAAACTTTGAGCGCACCACTTATCCGCCAGTGAAAGAGCAAGAACCAGACCCAGATGATATTCCTTTCTAA
- the tnpA gene encoding IS200/IS605 family transposase, with the protein MIQKYKSNNNITYSCKYHVVWCPKYRRKVLVQGVDVRLKAILQEVATEFKSELIEMEVMPDHVHILVEVDPQFGIAKLIRYMKGRSSRFLRQEFPWLKSRLPTLWTNSYFVSTVGGAPISVIKQYIENQKNV; encoded by the coding sequence ATGATCCAAAAATACAAATCAAACAACAATATTACCTACTCTTGTAAATACCATGTTGTCTGGTGTCCCAAATATCGGAGGAAAGTTTTAGTTCAAGGTGTAGATGTTCGCCTTAAAGCTATTTTGCAGGAAGTAGCTACAGAGTTCAAGAGCGAACTTATCGAGATGGAAGTAATGCCAGATCATGTACACATATTAGTCGAGGTAGATCCTCAATTTGGAATTGCAAAATTAATTCGATATATGAAAGGACGTTCATCTCGGTTTTTGAGACAAGAGTTTCCTTGGCTAAAAAGTCGGCTACCAACACTTTGGACAAATAGCTATTTTGTTTCAACTGTTGGGGGTGCGCCGATTTCAGTTATTAAGCAATACATCGAAAATCAAAAAAATGTCTAA
- a CDS encoding RNA-guided endonuclease InsQ/TnpB family protein, with protein EQRPKLPGYKKNALKLVTFPRADVKLKNGQLRFPLGTKVKAWFGIDAFYLPMPSNLKYSDLKEIRICPRNGCFYAEFIYSVEEIKVELDFEKVLGIDPGLNNWLTCVSNTATSFIVDGLHLKSLNQWYNKRVSVLKKNQPQGFWSKQLGGITEKRNRQVRDAVNKAARIVVNHCLEFQIGSIVFGWNKGHRQEINLGSKTNQKFVQIPTARLKDRIAQLCKQYGIKFIETEESYTSKASYVDGDFLPVFGSKPEGWKASGRRVSRGLYQASSGLKINADANGAANILRKVAVKLGFNLSGISSGELIAPLKIRLWTLQESPSL; from the coding sequence TGAGCAGCGTCCAAAATTACCAGGGTATAAGAAAAACGCTCTCAAGTTAGTTACTTTCCCTCGCGCAGATGTCAAATTGAAGAATGGGCAATTACGCTTTCCTCTAGGCACTAAAGTTAAAGCATGGTTCGGAATAGATGCCTTCTATTTACCGATGCCGTCAAACTTAAAATATTCTGATCTAAAAGAGATTCGGATTTGTCCTCGCAATGGATGTTTCTATGCTGAGTTTATTTATTCAGTTGAAGAAATAAAAGTAGAATTAGACTTTGAGAAAGTCCTAGGTATAGATCCAGGCTTAAACAATTGGCTAACTTGTGTAAGTAATACAGCCACTAGCTTTATTGTTGATGGATTGCACCTCAAAAGCTTAAATCAATGGTACAACAAACGGGTATCAGTCCTTAAAAAGAATCAACCCCAAGGATTCTGGAGTAAACAATTAGGTGGTATAACCGAGAAACGTAACAGACAAGTTAGAGATGCAGTAAATAAAGCAGCAAGAATTGTAGTCAACCATTGTTTAGAATTTCAGATTGGTAGTATTGTATTTGGTTGGAACAAAGGACACAGACAAGAGATAAATCTGGGTTCAAAAACTAATCAGAAATTTGTCCAAATACCTACTGCACGATTAAAAGACCGTATTGCCCAATTATGTAAGCAATATGGCATCAAGTTTATAGAAACGGAAGAATCTTACACTTCTAAAGCATCCTACGTTGATGGCGATTTTCTACCTGTATTTGGTTCCAAACCAGAAGGGTGGAAAGCGTCAGGAAGAAGAGTTAGTCGTGGTTTGTATCAGGCTTCTAGCGGACTAAAAATAAATGCAGATGCGAATGGGGCTGCCAATATTTTAAGAAAAGTAGCGGTAAAACTGGGATTTAATCTCAGTGGAATCAGTAGCGGCGAATTGATAGCGCCTTTGAAGATCCGTTTGTGGACTCTTCAAGAATCCCCGTCCCTTTAG
- a CDS encoding ABC transporter ATP-binding protein: MAQVVLENIYKSFPQRKGEGVASPTSPSDGKKSDATPEAAEIVNVLRRINLTIADGEFMVLVGPSGCGKSTLLRLIAGLEAMTGGNITVGDRLINELPPKERDIAMVFQNYALYPHMTVYDNIAFGLRRRELEHRETQDSSLPDWAKNLLVGVTRKLPKGLRYISDKERQVDQQVRNVAQLLQMETLLNRLPKQLSGGQRQRVALGRAIARDPQVFLMDEPLSNLDAKLRAETRAQIVKLQRQLGTTTIYVTHDQTEAMTMGDRIAIMNQGQIQQVASPLELYNRPANRFVAEFIGSPPMNFIPVTFHAPLLITHNNFRLTLPETWETALRKYDKQTIILGMRPEHLILSVPATKNLPVKVDLVENLGNDSFLAVRISPPESQISHTDNYLQVRIPPDRLVSIGEQLWLSLNPEKLHFFDPQTESAIFPAN; this comes from the coding sequence GTGGCGCAAGTTGTCTTAGAAAATATCTATAAAAGTTTTCCCCAACGCAAAGGGGAAGGTGTAGCTTCTCCAACCTCTCCCAGTGATGGAAAGAAAAGTGATGCTACCCCGGAAGCAGCAGAAATAGTTAATGTCTTACGGCGAATTAACCTCACCATCGCCGATGGTGAATTTATGGTGCTTGTCGGTCCTTCGGGTTGTGGTAAAAGCACTCTATTACGGTTAATTGCGGGGTTAGAAGCAATGACAGGAGGTAATATTACTGTAGGCGATCGCCTCATCAATGAGCTTCCTCCCAAAGAACGAGACATTGCAATGGTGTTTCAAAATTACGCCCTCTATCCTCACATGACGGTGTATGACAACATCGCCTTTGGACTCCGGAGAAGGGAATTAGAACATCGGGAAACTCAGGACTCTTCACTTCCTGATTGGGCGAAAAATCTGCTGGTGGGTGTCACCAGAAAGTTACCTAAAGGACTGCGTTATATTTCTGACAAAGAAAGGCAAGTAGACCAGCAAGTAAGAAATGTGGCTCAATTATTGCAAATGGAAACCTTGCTGAATCGCTTACCCAAACAGCTATCCGGGGGACAAAGACAACGGGTAGCATTAGGAAGAGCGATCGCCCGTGATCCTCAAGTATTTTTAATGGATGAACCCCTTTCTAACTTGGATGCAAAACTCCGCGCCGAAACTCGCGCCCAAATTGTCAAATTGCAACGCCAATTAGGAACCACGACGATTTACGTTACCCACGACCAAACTGAAGCGATGACAATGGGCGATCGCATAGCCATTATGAATCAAGGACAAATTCAACAAGTCGCATCTCCATTAGAACTTTACAACCGCCCTGCGAACCGCTTTGTCGCCGAATTTATTGGTTCACCACCGATGAATTTTATTCCTGTAACATTTCACGCCCCTTTGTTAATTACCCATAATAATTTCCGTCTTACCCTCCCAGAAACTTGGGAAACAGCGCTGCGGAAATACGATAAGCAAACCATTATTTTAGGTATGCGCCCAGAACACTTAATTTTGAGTGTACCTGCGACCAAAAATTTACCCGTAAAAGTAGATTTAGTAGAAAATTTGGGTAATGATTCTTTTCTAGCGGTGAGAATTTCTCCACCTGAATCTCAAATTAGTCATACAGATAATTATCTCCAAGTACGAATTCCCCCAGATAGATTAGTAAGTATTGGTGAGCAATTATGGTTATCGTTAAATCCCGAAAAACTGCACTTTTTTGACCCTCAAACCGAGTCAGCAATATTTCCTGCAAATTAA
- a CDS encoding Rpn family recombination-promoting nuclease/putative transposase encodes MRRDSIFYKLFQQSPNLLFQLLETPPTNADAYRFDSVAVKEPKFEIDGVFLPPENADAGVVYFCEVQFQKDEQLYERVFAESALYFYRNRARFNDWQAVIIYPNRAIEQSSIYPHRALLNSNQVHRVYLDELGNIRQLPLWLALMVLTTVEESQAPEEARYLLTRTHEEATSLSTSVIIEMITTIMVYRFENLSRMEVETMLGITLKETRVYREIKEEGREEGREEGREEVREVMANSISGLLTKRFGELSGEIRSSISGLPLAILEDLSAAVLDFNSVADLESWLAGRIN; translated from the coding sequence ATGCGTCGAGATTCGATTTTTTACAAACTGTTTCAACAATCGCCTAATCTGTTATTTCAACTACTGGAAACACCACCAACAAATGCAGATGCTTATCGATTTGATTCCGTAGCTGTCAAAGAACCCAAATTTGAAATTGATGGGGTATTTCTCCCACCAGAAAATGCAGACGCAGGAGTTGTATATTTTTGCGAGGTGCAATTTCAAAAAGACGAACAGCTATACGAAAGAGTATTTGCGGAATCTGCGCTATATTTCTACCGCAACCGGGCAAGATTTAACGATTGGCAAGCAGTAATTATCTATCCAAATCGTGCAATTGAACAGAGTAGCATTTATCCCCATCGAGCATTACTAAATAGTAACCAAGTGCATCGGGTATATTTAGATGAATTGGGTAATATTCGCCAACTCCCTTTATGGTTAGCGCTGATGGTACTGACTACAGTAGAGGAAAGTCAAGCACCAGAAGAAGCAAGGTATTTGTTAACGAGAACCCATGAAGAAGCAACATCTCTATCAACTAGCGTCATAATAGAGATGATCACCACGATCATGGTGTATAGGTTTGAAAATCTCAGTCGAATGGAGGTAGAGACTATGTTAGGAATCACCCTCAAGGAAACCAGAGTTTACCGAGAAATTAAGGAAGAAGGACGTGAGGAAGGGCGCGAGGAAGGACGTGAAGAAGTCCGTGAAGTGATGGCTAATTCCATTTCTGGACTATTGACTAAACGCTTTGGGGAACTCTCAGGGGAAATACGCTCATCTATTTCTGGTTTACCCTTGGCTATTCTGGAAGACTTGAGCGCAGCAGTGTTAGATTTTAACAGTGTGGCTGATTTAGAATCTTGGTTAGCAGGGCGAATTAATTAA